The following are encoded together in the Pygocentrus nattereri isolate fPygNat1 chromosome 3, fPygNat1.pri, whole genome shotgun sequence genome:
- the LOC119263082 gene encoding tripartite motif-containing protein 16-like produces the protein MPTTTRILPVSRKTGRRTKAGNKLSEKPPLYDANIPEPACRAELLKYWVSLSMDERTANKLLWLTEGGAKVSRMNDEVCPYLDRPERYEHSPQVLCKEVLWGSRGYWEVEYSGWVMIGVAYESEGRRNSDGPCGFGENEGSWSLGWVGSSYHAWHKGVNQELQVPQCSSIGVYLDQPAGLLCFYTVERSSAGKKEVKLLHRVKNPIKEKTLPGFWVGRQSSCRLLPKEE, from the exons ATGCCAACGACCACGAGAATCCTCCCTGTGAGCAGAAAGACAG GCAGGAGGACCAAGGCTGGGAACAAACTCTCTG AGAAACCACCACTTTATGATGCCAACATCCCAGAGCCTGCATGCAGAGCAGAACTCCTCAaat ATTGGGTCAGTCTTTCTATGGATGAGCGGACAGCCAATAAGCTCCTGTGGCTGACAGAGGGTGGGGCAAAAGTCTCACGGATGAATGACGAGGTGTGTCCTTACCTGGACAGACCGGAGCGATATGAACACTCTCCTCAG GTGCTGTGTAAGGAGGTGCTGTGGGGGTCTCGGGGTTACTGGGAGGTGGAGTATTCGGGCTGGGTGATGATCGGGGTGGCATACGAAAGCGAGGGCAGGAGGAACAGCGATGGCCCCTGCGGTTTTGGAGAGAATGAGGGGTCATGGAGTTTGGGCTGGGTTGGGTCGTCTTACCACGCCTGGCACAAAGGAGTTAACCAg GAGCTGCAGGTTCCTCAGTGCTCCTCCATCGGCGTGTATCTAGACCAGCCTGCTGGGCTACTCTGCTTCTACACTGTGGAGAGGAGCAGTGCTGGGAAGAAGGAGGTCAAACTGTTGCACAGAGTCAAAAACCCCATCAAAGAGAAAACCCTGCCTGGATTTTGGGTGGGAAGGCAGTCATCCTGTAGGCTTCTTCCCAAAGAGGAGTGA
- the LOC119263083 gene encoding tripartite motif-containing protein 16-like, which produces MPTTTRILPVSRKTGRRTKAGNKLSEKPPLYDANIPEPACRAELLKYWVSLSMDERTANKLLWLTEGGAKVSRMNDEVCPYLDRPERYEHSPQVLCKEVLWGSRGYWEVEYSGWVMIGVAYESEGRRNSDGPCGFGENEGSWSLGWVGSSYHAWHKGVNQELQVPQCSSIGVYLDQPAGLLCFYTVERSSAGKKEVKLLHRVKNPIKEKTLPGFWVGRQSSCRLLPKEE; this is translated from the exons ATGCCAACGACCACGAGAATCCTCCCTGTGAGCAGAAAGACAG GCAGGAGGACCAAGGCTGGGAACAAACTCTCTG AGAAACCACCACTTTATGATGCCAACATCCCAGAGCCTGCATGCAGAGCAGAACTCCTCAaat ATTGGGTCAGTCTTTCTATGGATGAGCGGACAGCCAATAAGCTCCTGTGGCTGACAGAGGGTGGGGCAAAAGTCTCACGGATGAATGACGAGGTGTGTCCTTACCTGGACAGACCGGAGCGATATGAACACTCTCCTCAG GTGCTGTGTAAGGAGGTGCTGTGGGGGTCTCGGGGTTACTGGGAGGTGGAGTATTCGGGCTGGGTGATGATCGGGGTGGCATACGAAAGCGAGGGCAGGAGGAACAGCGATGGCCCCTGCGGTTTTGGAGAGAACGAGGGGTCATGGAGTTTGGGCTGGGTTGGGTCGTCTTACCACGCCTGGCACAAAGGAGTTAACCAg GAGCTGCAGGTTCCTCAGTGCTCCTCCATCGGCGTGTATCTAGACCAGCCTGCTGGGCTACTCTGCTTCTACACTGTGGAGAGGAGCAGTGCTGGGAAGAAGGAGGTCAAACTGTTGCACAGAGTCAAAAACCCCATCAAAGAGAAAACCCTGCCTGGATTTTGGGTGGGAAGGCAGTCATCCTGTAGGCTTCTTCCCAAAGAGGAGTGA